Part of the Leptotrichia trevisanii DSM 22070 genome is shown below.
CTGTTGAGTAAAAAATTGTTTTAAAAATTCAAATTATATGTAATATTAAAAAAATAACCGCTGTCTTTTACAACAACGGTTATCTAAAAATTTTAACTGTCTTCTTTTAGGTTATATTTTTTTACATAATCTTCCATCATTTTCACTGCTATTGGTCTATTAAACCTTCTCGCAAATTCAATTACTGTTAGTCCCCATTTATCTTTTACTAAAAGAGGAAGTCCTGGTTGAGAAAATATTAGCTGATATAGTGGTAACATTTCCATTTCAGGAGTACCGATATTAAATAATCCTCTGATGATGTTTTTGAATTATATTTTGTATATTATTTATATAATCTGGCTTATGTTCTAATAATGGTACTGTTTTGTATTTTTTTCCACACCTTGCTTTAAACTTCTATTTATAAGCGGATTCCACTTCTTCTATTCAGATTATTAAATATTTCTATAACTATATCTTAACAGACAGATTTCTTTTTAGCCATAATAAAAACATTATATAGTTATTTTACTATATATTATTTAGAGGTTTACACAAAAATTTTTACACACCCTTATTAGATTTTGAATTTTCTTTCTTTTTTTATTTTAGATACGCCCACTTATTTAGATTATATTTAGAATATTTCCAGATGTTATATCATTTTTTATCTCTACAAGACTACGATTATATTTTTTTATTAATTTAACAATATAATCATTAAAATTATTTTCTACTTCTTTTAAGATTTTTCTATCTTTATTATAATAATATATTTTCCCATTATTTTTAGTCGTTATAAAAATATATTCAGAATTATTTTTATAATCTAAAATAAAAAATTTCTCATCAACGATATCATACAATTCGTTTTCTCTCAATTCTTTTTCAAGTGAAAATTGCAATAAAATCCTTTCTCTTACACCAATATCACTGTATAATAAGAATTCTTTTTTACCTAATAATCCTCCTAAACTTTTTCCTGCTATACTTAAATATTCCCTGAAATCTCCTTTCACTTCTATATCATATAGTTCCTCTATCCCCCTTATCTCATCATCATTGTATCCTGTAAATTTCTTCTTGCTCTTTTCAAGATATTTTTCAAAAAGGATAAAAATCTCTGAGGTTTCTTTTCTTTCTGAAGATACGTATTCCCTTATTTCCTTTAATCCTATTATTCTTTTTTCAGATGTATCACACTGTACCATTAATTCTCCTACAGTGGAAAAATCTAGTGTAGGTTTTAATTCAGGATTGTATCTTTCTACTAAATCAACCATATATTCATTAAAATTCATTCCAGTATCCTTTAATATTTCTTCATTCTCATCAAAACAGTATACCTTTAAATCATCATCTGCTGTCCTTATATAAAAATAATAGGTTTCCATTTCTATTGAAAATATAAATGGTTTCTTTTGGAGATCGCCATGTAATACCGTATAATCTTCATCTATAAAGTTAAAATAATTTTTTCTTAAGTAAGACTGTATACTCCAAGTTTGCCTATATAAGATAACAGGATCATCTCCCAGTAAATCTCCATCACATCTTCCGGCATATTTTAAGAACTCCCTGAAATCTCCTTTTACTTCTATATCATACAGCTTTTCAATTTTAGTAATTTCTTCTTCACTGTATCCTATTGCTTTTCTCTCATTTTTTTTTAGATATTCTTTTAGCATATCCATAAATCTTTCATTCATTTTATTTCCTTTCCCTTATGGATTTATTTCTGTTGTTCCTTCATAAATAGTTATTCTCATATCAGGATTATTTTTAAAAAAATCAAACATTGAAGAATTACAAATTGGACACATACCTGAATTTTTTATAGATGTATTCTGGACTCCAATATCTACTTTTACCCCCTTACCTGAATAATTATCCTGAATATAGCTTGCCAGTTTCTTCTCTGCATGGTTTAGATTCCATACTTTATTCCCATTTTGAGAAATCCCTGTATATGTTTTTACTGATTCACTGTCCTTAATAATAACCTTGTACTTCACATTATTAATAGTAACTTCTTTTGGAGCATTCCCATTCCATGCTTTACCAT
Proteins encoded:
- a CDS encoding SMI1/KNR4 family protein codes for the protein MNERFMDMLKEYLKKNERKAIGYSEEEITKIEKLYDIEVKGDFREFLKYAGRCDGDLLGDDPVILYRQTWSIQSYLRKNYFNFIDEDYTVLHGDLQKKPFIFSIEMETYYFYIRTADDDLKVYCFDENEEILKDTGMNFNEYMVDLVERYNPELKPTLDFSTVGELMVQCDTSEKRIIGLKEIREYVSSERKETSEIFILFEKYLEKSKKKFTGYNDDEIRGIEELYDIEVKGDFREYLSIAGKSLGGLLGKKEFLLYSDIGVRERILLQFSLEKELRENELYDIVDEKFFILDYKNNSEYIFITTKNNGKIYYYNKDRKILKEVENNFNDYIVKLIKKYNRSLVEIKNDITSGNILNII